In Hemiscyllium ocellatum isolate sHemOce1 chromosome 2, sHemOce1.pat.X.cur, whole genome shotgun sequence, the genomic stretch tgattgctgggccccttgctgagatatttgtatcatcgttagtcacaggtgaggtgccggaagactggaggttggctaacgtggtgccactgtttaagaagggtggtaaggacaagccagggaactatagaccagtgagcctgacgtcagtggtgggcaagttgttggagggaatcctgagggacaggatgcacatgtatttggaaaggcaaggactgattagggatagtaaacatagctttatgtgtgggaaatcatgtctcacaaacttgattgtgttttttgaagaagtaacaaagaggattgaggagggcagagcagtgatctacatggacttcagtaaggcgttcaataaggttccccatgggagactggttagcaaggttagatctcatggaatacagggagaactaaccagttggatacagaactggctcaaaggtagaagacagaggatggtggtggagggttgtttttcagactggatgcctgtgaacagtggagtgccacaaggatctgtgctgggtcctctactttttgtcatttacataaattatttagatgtgaacataagaggtacagttagtaagtttacaaagaaggttacctcagattacaacaggatcttgaccagatagccCATTGGggtgagaagtagcagatggagttttattcaggtaaatgcgaggtgctgcattttgggaaagcaaattttagcaaaacttatacacttaatggtagggtcctagggagtgttgctgaacaaagagaccttggagtgcaggttcatagctccttgaaagtggtgtcgcaggtagatagaacagtgaagaaggcatttggcatgctttcttttattggtcagagtattgagtacagaagttgggaggttggcaggacattgcttaggccactgttggaatactgcacgcaattctggtctccttcctatcggaaagatgttgtgaaacttgaaatggttcaaaaaagatttataaagatgttgccagggttggaggatgtgaactatagggagaggctgatcaggctggggctgttttccctggagtgttggaggctgaggggtgaccttatagaggtttacaaaattatgaggggcatgaataggataaatagacaaagtcttttccctggggttggggagtccagaactagagggcataagcttagggtgagaggggaaagatataacagagacctaaagggcaatgttttcaaacaaagggtggaatgagctgttagaggaagtggtggaggctggtacaattgcaacatttaagaggcattttgatggatatatgaataggaagggtttgagggttatgggccggtcctggcaggttggactagattgagttgggatatctgttcggcatggacgagttagaccgaagggtctgtttccatgctgtacatctcatgactctgtgactgtatagCAAACACACCAGATATCAGATCTAACACAAgaatatctggttcactaacgtcacTTAGGGATGGAAATCTACTGTTCTTACtttgtctggtctacatgtgactccagacccacagtaatgtggttgaatcttaattgTCTTCTAGGCAATTAAAGATGTGTGATAAATGCAGATCTGTCCAAGtacagccacatcccatgaacaccgatgaatgaataagaaagagAAACTCTAAAGTCATCATAGGATTCAGCTATCTTACTGACTGATCCTTCTCTAGGAATCTACTAAAGAGCTGCTATTCCATACACACAGTTCCATAGCAATTAACAGCAAAGAACTTTGTAATTCATGGCTTTATCAGATAGGTATCATTCTCTTTTCTCATTAAGTTATTCATGTCTATTGACATTTCTGTGGCATCCCAAAACACGAAAGGAACTTGTTACTAAACTGATTTCTCCACAAACATTTCCTCAATTCCCCCACCATTCCAGGACCAGGtacgtgtgagggagagggaggagggctcACAGCAGAAAGAGGctgaggccagggagggaggcggAGAGAAGGCTGCGGTTGGGGTCAGACCTTTACCTGGGGGACCTTCAAAATGGAGGCTGTGCAGGACCCACCCCTATAGTGGTGGTGAAGATCCCTGGACAATCCTAGGCCTTACACAGCCTAGTTAAATTGCAGATAGATTATATCTCAGGGGCCAAAAAATTCAGTCCCATGAGGAGGGGAGTAATGGATAACTGGCTTTTTGAAGATGTGAGCTATATGGTGTGACCATGCCTAGTAACACACATGCGTGCTGTCCTTCACAGCAGAGAATAGGAGGCAATCGCAAATCTAAAGTCTGTGGGATCAGTGTTATGAATTCCTCCCGGGCTTTCATCAAGATTATGGAGGGAAGAAAAAGGAAACACCTGTGGAACTTCCAGGCAAAGAAACATTCATTTTGAAAgaacataaatattttaaataattttttaaaagtataaTATTCTGGTTTTAACTTTAATTATTCAATACACCAGGTCACTGTACCACATCTAGGTATTTTACCTGGATTTTTAGTTGTATGTGCAGATTTTAAATTTGTGGTGTTCGTGGCATTTTTTGCTTCTTTGTCATCACCTCGGGCGTTCTTTGTTTCTGGATTAGTGTGAGGCTTGGCTCCTTTCTCCACTGAATCCTTCTTCTTAGGGGAAGCTGTTTTTGCTGCTTTATCAGCTGATTCCTTCGCAGATACTAAAGGGTTTGTTCTGGAAGGAGCACTGGAATGCTTTGGTTTGCTGTCAGCTTTTCTGGAAGGAGAGGAAGACTTTGTCTTTGTGGCCTGTTTTTTGGTCTTTGTTCTCTCTTTAACCTCTTTCTTCAATGGCTTATCTGCCTTTGCCAAGCTCTGATCAGTAGGCAATGCTTCGGGATCAACCATGCAAACAtctggatgtggtggaggtggacTAGGATCCATCAGTGGAACAGGCGGGGGGTCTATTTGTCTGTGTACAAGTGTTCTGTCTGTCGGGAGAGTTTCAGACTCATCTTCAGAGTCTAAGGCAGCATCCGCAGTGATCGAAGGGCATTCCTCTGTTCCAGGTGGAAAGTCGGAATCAGTCTGGGATGGAGCAGACTCGCTGACCGATGTTCCTGGGGTATCATCACATTGCCGGACCTGCTGCTTTCCACCAGATGGAGGCTGGCCTCCCCCGCTTTGCGTAAGTGGTCTCTCAAGATCTTCAGCGATGTCATcttgctcaaagaattctaatgggCTTGGATTGATGAAAGAAGGGGAAAGATCAGCTATGTTGAGCCGGAATGAAGTCGGAGTCTTAAAGCATGTTTCAACAGCAGGTTGAACCTCTGCTGGGTGCACTGATCTGGATGCAAAATGGTCATCTTCAAGCTCATATCCATCTTTTGCTTTATCTTGCTTGCTGCTGAATGTCTCAATTTCTCCCATGTCTGACTGCATTATTGGAATTTTGCTTTGACAGAGGGCAGGCTCTGGTAAGGAATGTGATGCATAAACAGCAGATACCTGCTCAGAAGGAGATATCATTGATGATCCTACCGGACTCTTCTCCTGCAGTGGGCCTGGGCCTGATGAATCAGACATGTGCAGATGAGATACTTCTTTTGCAAGTGCAAGAGGCTGTGAAAGGTCAAACATTTGCAGCTCTTCCTGATCCTGCAGTGGAGAAGTTCCCTGTGGTGAATGGGCAGATGGTACCCTTTCTGAAACCATTGGCACTTCAATATTAACTGGTTTTCCAGATAGGGCTGAAGAACAAACACCATATTCCTCCTGCAATGGAGAACTGGTTTGCGGTGTACGAGCAGATGAGGATGATGGAGAAGCCTCTGTTGGCGGGGTGGAACCGAATTGCAAATGATCCAGTTCTTGGCCATAGAATGATCTGTCAAGTGTCGGATGAGCATGCTGGATAAATCCAGGCTCATGCACATCTGATGGACTGTAATCTACTTCAGTGGGTCCATTTTCAGATATGTGCTGGAAGCTGGCATTAAACGCAGGCTGCTCAGGAGATTGTCTACTGAAGTCCAAAGCCAAAGACTGTTCCGGTGACTCCTGACTAAACTCTACTGACATTGTTGAATGCTCGGGTGATCTCACTTCCTGTACAGGAGTTCGAGATTTTGCAGTCTTTGGAGACACCTCTGGAGGGGAAATCGACATGGGCCTTGGACAATCTTCTTTAGAAGGTGAAACTTCAGCTTCTTGGAAAGTTGTAGGCGTTTGGACAACAGACACTGAGAGGGATTCATCAACTTCAGTTGAATGAGGGGATCCGACCTCTGCATGCAACGAGGGAGACACATCATCTGCTGTAGGTTCTGGAAAGGAGCTTGTGGCAAGAGATGCTGTTGAAGCTGAAGCTACACCTTCAATATGGGAATAAGTGTCTTCTGCTACCACCTCATCGACAGGAGTAGCTGATTTGTCGGATGTGGTTCCTTCAGAAATCGACATTTTGCTGTCTTCTTTAACAGAACCGATTTGGCTGAGATCGACCAGAGTTGGGGACAGTTCAGCTGCAGTTTTCTGAGTTTCAAAGGGACCGAGTGACGGGAAGGTTGCAGTAGCATTTTCTTCCACTTTGCATTCTTGGCTGAAATTATCTTTGGGAGTCAACAATTCGAAATCTGCTGCACGTTGCTTTTCAGGCGCAACTGAGCTGGACGAAAAGTCATTAAATGGATAAAGATGGGGTGAAGAAAGAAGTTTAAGCTTATCACTTGAGAGTTCCATTGCACCTTCAAGAAACTGTACTGGGAATTCTTCTCCATCATTAGGAGAACTATCAACAGGTGAACTGGAACCCAACATTGGCGGGCTTCGTAATGGAGATAGAACCTTTTCTACAGGTGATTCTGAATCAGGTACTGGCTCATCCATGGGGCTATATCTTGGACTGGTCTCATCAGCTTTCATGTCATCAGTCTCAATAATAATTGGGGCTGGCAATTTTCCTGTTAATTCAGTTGCgactttactatctttctcatcTACCGGAGACTGATAAAATGGAGTGTGGCCAGCACTAGGGGAACCAGATTGGGTGGGAGATGCCATCTCTAGTGTTTTTTCTTCAGGACTAGCACAATGATCATCTGGAGTTTCGTGGTCAGAGGTTGTAAGATCTGTGGATGCCTTGATATCTGATGGAGTCAAATCAAAGTTGACATTCTGATCACTCAAAGGTGATCTAGACTGTGGTGAAGAACCAACTGGACTCCGTGCGGGGCTTAATTTGGCTTCAAGATCTTTTATCTGATTTGCTTGTTTTTCATTCTCTAAAACTTCCTGTTTTTCAAATTCATCAGACTTAGGAACATAGATGCCAGGTGATGGACATTTAAAGCACTTGTCTTCTTCCAGAGAAGATGAAGGAGATATTGTTGAGGCTGATGCTGGATAATCATCACCTTGTGTCACTTCTGTTTTTGAAGTTTCTATTGAGAGTCCATTGTAAGTGTCAGGAACTGGAGAAAGCTTAGCTCCCTCATGACCCTGGCAAAAGACAGTAGTTTCAAGCTTTGTCATGCTTTCAAACTCCTGAGTAGGTGACTCAGTTTCCTCATTATTGGTCTCATCACTCATAATATCTCTCGGTGTGGACATATCATCCATTGGGGTAGGTTCACTTGAAATTTCAATTGTAGATTGAGTAAAACCTGATGTAGCTGTAAATTCTTCTGGTGGCTCTTCATGGGTTTCTTCATCAGAAACTGTTATTTCACTTTCAAAATCAGTTGGCATTGTTTCATTACGAATCAGCATCGTTTGATCAATAATTGAAGAATGGAGTGCAGAGATTTTATCCAAAGCTGCATCAGGGGATGGAGCTTTTACTTTATGTATCTCAGTGATTTCAGCCATACTTAAATCTTTCTGTGCATAAGTTTTAGCTTCTTTGTTAAGATCAACTCTTTTTTCTTCCTCTTCTGCCTCTTGTTCAGCCTTTTCTGGAAAGCCTTCTCGTTCCCTGTGATCATCCCCAGCTTCAGACTCTTCTGTCTCTTCTTTTTCTATCTCGTCATCTTCAATTGGTTCTTCAGTTTCAATTAGTTCTTCGGCTTCAATGTCGTCGGTCTCGACCTTTGTGCCAGTCAAGACATGTTCTGTTTTGCCTG encodes the following:
- the map1b gene encoding microtubule-associated protein 1B, translated to MATIEEDPEASCSKLSPSPSNTSLTHRFLDNKFYLLVVIGEIVTEDHLRCAISDIERGIRSWDTDLIACNLDQELKLFVSRHSARFSADVRGQKILHHRSDVLETVVLINPSDEAVSTEVRLLITDAARHKLLVLTGQCCENTGELILQSGSFSFQNFIEIFTDQEIGELLSTTHPANKASLTLFCLEEGDWKNTNLEKHNLQDFINIKLNSVSILPEMEGLSEFTEYLSESVEVPSSFDVLEPPASGGFLKLSKPCCYIFPGGRGDSALFAVNGFNMLINGGSDRKSCFWKLIRHLDRVDSILLTHNGADNLPGVNSLLQRKIAELEEEQSQGSTANSDWLKNLISPELGVVFLNVPENMTNLQPNFRVRRNTEETFLTLQCLNKLSIKPEPLYRTVGNVIDPVILFQKMGVGRLEMYILNPVKGSKELQFFMQHWSSNNKAKTGLVLPNGKEAEISFPYMTSISSLIVWHPANPTEKIVRALFPGNAPQYNILDGLEKLKDLDFLKHPVVTQKELSIGLAVPNVKQTKMKQRSDSKESLKSNSKPPAAKGVKKEETPEVVKPTAVSQQEAVKEKLQKVEKKEKPAVKKEKTRTESQSKPDEKETKAKEDTAKQELEEKTVRDDKLKAENKPKPVREKIVKKEVKAKKPEDKKKEEKEVKKENVKSEAKEDKAVTKKEKVTKKEEKPKKEEIKKEEIKKEAKKDIKKEVKKKETPVKEVKKEEKKEMKRNDKDVKKDLKKPAKETKKPIPVTETKKVPTKPKVERKTEPIKKEDSTPSKPKEKGKPKPSKKETKMETVAVAGTAAAAAVTAVTAGELEIERSRMSSPEDLTKDFEELNEEEKREMQGPIAPSENSINNEVQEATLVKKTGFIIHGDSLETDESPDEGITTTEVEGEFEQSPQEYIETRNKVTLEKFEDEGAAFEESSEPGDYEEKAETEDVEELAEDIVENMLPGKTEHVLTGTKVETDDIEAEELIETEEPIEDDEIEKEETEESEAGDDHREREGFPEKAEQEAEEEEKRVDLNKEAKTYAQKDLSMAEITEIHKVKAPSPDAALDKISALHSSIIDQTMLIRNETMPTDFESEITVSDEETHEEPPEEFTATSGFTQSTIEISSEPTPMDDMSTPRDIMSDETNNEETESPTQEFESMTKLETTVFCQGHEGAKLSPVPDTYNGLSIETSKTEVTQGDDYPASASTISPSSSLEEDKCFKCPSPGIYVPKSDEFEKQEVLENEKQANQIKDLEAKLSPARSPVGSSPQSRSPLSDQNVNFDLTPSDIKASTDLTTSDHETPDDHCASPEEKTLEMASPTQSGSPSAGHTPFYQSPVDEKDSKVATELTGKLPAPIIIETDDMKADETSPRYSPMDEPVPDSESPVEKVLSPLRSPPMLGSSSPVDSSPNDGEEFPVQFLEGAMELSSDKLKLLSSPHLYPFNDFSSSSVAPEKQRAADFELLTPKDNFSQECKVEENATATFPSLGPFETQKTAAELSPTLVDLSQIGSVKEDSKMSISEGTTSDKSATPVDEVVAEDTYSHIEGVASASTASLATSSFPEPTADDVSPSLHAEVGSPHSTEVDESLSVSVVQTPTTFQEAEVSPSKEDCPRPMSISPPEVSPKTAKSRTPVQEVRSPEHSTMSVEFSQESPEQSLALDFSRQSPEQPAFNASFQHISENGPTEVDYSPSDVHEPGFIQHAHPTLDRSFYGQELDHLQFGSTPPTEASPSSSSARTPQTSSPLQEEYGVCSSALSGKPVNIEVPMVSERVPSAHSPQGTSPLQDQEELQMFDLSQPLALAKEVSHLHMSDSSGPGPLQEKSPVGSSMISPSEQVSAVYASHSLPEPALCQSKIPIMQSDMGEIETFSSKQDKAKDGYELEDDHFASRSVHPAEVQPAVETCFKTPTSFRLNIADLSPSFINPSPLEFFEQDDIAEDLERPLTQSGGGQPPSGGKQQVRQCDDTPGTSVSESAPSQTDSDFPPGTEECPSITADAALDSEDESETLPTDRTLVHRQIDPPPVPLMDPSPPPPHPDVCMVDPEALPTDQSLAKADKPLKKEVKERTKTKKQATKTKSSSPSRKADSKPKHSSAPSRTNPLVSAKESADKAAKTASPKKKDSVEKGAKPHTNPETKNARGDDKEAKNATNTTNLKSAHTTKNPASSSSKAAGMPSVPPGPPVYLDLVYIPNHCSAKTVDAEFFKRVRSSYYVVSGNDHAADEPSRAVLDALLEGKSQWGSNMQVTLIPTHDSDVMREWYQQTHEKQQDLNIMVLASSSTVVMQDESFPACKIEL